Proteins found in one Methanospirillum hungatei JF-1 genomic segment:
- a CDS encoding FumA C-terminus/TtdB family hydratase beta subunit, whose amino-acid sequence MKQLQTPLGDEVLSLKAGEMVTLSGTVYTARDEAHLKIMEDGFPFDPKGAVLYHCGPVIADNRIIVAGPTTSARMNRLTGYMLDAGIRGIIGKGGMSAEVRELLRGRAVYFAFTGGCANLAAARMKCTGVHFPELGMAEAVWVIELDKLPLTVAMDAHGGDLFAVIEDHAHEVFQAMYPTSTTRI is encoded by the coding sequence CAGACTCCGCTGGGTGATGAGGTCCTCTCGCTTAAGGCCGGAGAGATGGTTACCCTCTCAGGAACTGTCTACACCGCACGGGATGAGGCCCATCTGAAGATCATGGAGGATGGATTTCCTTTTGATCCGAAAGGGGCTGTGCTCTATCACTGTGGGCCGGTTATTGCCGATAACCGGATCATCGTCGCAGGTCCGACGACCTCGGCCCGGATGAACCGCCTGACCGGATATATGCTGGATGCCGGAATCAGAGGGATCATTGGGAAAGGGGGGATGTCAGCAGAGGTCAGGGAGCTCCTGAGAGGCAGGGCAGTATATTTTGCCTTTACCGGAGGGTGTGCAAATCTTGCCGCAGCCCGGATGAAATGCACCGGTGTTCATTTCCCTGAACTTGGAATGGCAGAAGCGGTCTGGGTAATTGAACTTGACAAGCTCCCGCTTACCGTTGCGATGGATGCACATGGCGGAGATCTCTTTGCCGTGATCGAAGATCATGCACATGAAGTATTTCAGGCTATGTATCCAACCAGTACGACCAGAATATGA
- a CDS encoding 4Fe-4S dicluster domain-containing protein, with translation MKLEIDESRCKGCNLCTMVCPYKIYRPGSRPNRRGIYVPDLDQPERCPNCRLQGLYGRRLCGVCALICPDQAIRWVPEKPFEPMKVVIEY, from the coding sequence ATGAAACTTGAGATTGACGAATCCCGGTGCAAAGGCTGCAACCTGTGTACCATGGTCTGCCCGTATAAAATTTACAGGCCGGGGAGTCGTCCAAACCGCAGGGGGATTTATGTTCCTGACCTCGATCAGCCGGAACGCTGCCCGAACTGCCGGCTCCAGGGATTGTACGGACGACGGTTATGCGGTGTGTGTGCATTAATCTGTCCGGATCAGGCAATCCGGTGGGTGCCTGAAAAGCCCTTTGAACCAATGAAAGTGGTGATTGAGTATTAG